Proteins encoded within one genomic window of Columba livia isolate bColLiv1 breed racing homer chromosome 1, bColLiv1.pat.W.v2, whole genome shotgun sequence:
- the ARL1 gene encoding ADP-ribosylation factor-like protein 1: MGGFFSTIFSSLFGTREMRILILGLDGAGKTTILYRLQVGEVVTTIPTIGFNVETVTYKNLKFQVWDLGGQTSIRPYWRCYYSNTDAVIYVVDSCDRDRIGTSKSELVAMLEEEELKKAILVVFANKQDMEQAMTPTEMANALGLPALKDRKWQIFKTSATKGTGLDEAMEWLVEALKSRQ; the protein is encoded by the exons ATGG GGGGCTTTTTCTCCACCATCTTTTCCAGTTTGTTTGGAACTCGAGAGATGAGGATTCTTATCCTGGGGCTGGATGGAGCAGGAAAAACAACCATTCTCTACAGGCTGCAAGTTGGAGAAGTTGTTACCACCATTCCAA CCATTGGCTTCAATGTTGAGACAGTGACATACAAGAATCTGAAGTTTCAAGTTTGGGACTTGGGAGGACAGACAAGCATAAG gCCCTATTGGCGGTGTTACTATTCAAATACAGATGCAGTCATTTATGTAGTGGACAGCTGCGATCGAGACAGGATTGGGACCTCAAAATCAGAGCTCGTTGCTATGTTAGAG gaagaagAGTTGAAGAAAGCCATTTTGGTGGTGTTTGCAAATAAGCAGGACATGGAACAGGCCATGACTCCCACAGAAATGGCAAACGCACTTGGCTTACCAGCTTTGAAGGACCGAAAATGGCAGATATTCAAAACATCCGCAACTAAAGGCACAGGACTTGATGAAGCAATGGAATG GTTGGTGGAGGCCCTGAAGAGCAGGCAGTGA